A stretch of Paenibacillus mucilaginosus 3016 DNA encodes these proteins:
- a CDS encoding sensor histidine kinase codes for MGTERNREPQTKILVVDDRRENLFAMEKTLRTLGCEVYTAESGNEALSYTLRHDFALLLLDVNMPEMDGFELAELLRMNEETKNIPIIFVTAINKEDKSVFKGYESGAVDYLFKPVDTDILLSKVKVFLELNMKKKELELIQAELERSNRSLQEFAQVVSHDLKNPLNVITGLCELMEAKHAEGLSPKGRQYLSHITSAAHRMTSLITDILSFSQANAEPGQLTEVDLNRVYEDVLADLDSRLQQTDGQVEKLAPLPVIEADPTQMYQLLLNLIGNAVKYHRPDTPPRVQVYSERTESDRRVAFVIEDNGIGMSPEDIPTIFTPFRRLDNAKGYEGTGLGLATVKGIVERHGGDIAVSSLPGVGTKFRVVLQARGGAEERE; via the coding sequence ATGGGAACCGAGAGAAACCGGGAACCTCAAACCAAGATTCTGGTCGTAGACGACCGCCGGGAAAACTTATTTGCCATGGAGAAAACGCTGAGGACGCTCGGCTGTGAAGTCTATACGGCGGAGAGCGGCAACGAGGCGCTGAGCTATACGCTGCGTCACGATTTTGCCCTGCTGCTGCTCGATGTGAACATGCCGGAGATGGACGGCTTTGAGCTGGCCGAGCTCCTGCGCATGAACGAGGAGACGAAGAACATTCCGATCATCTTCGTGACGGCGATCAACAAGGAAGACAAGAGCGTGTTCAAGGGGTACGAATCGGGGGCGGTCGATTACCTGTTCAAGCCGGTCGATACGGATATTCTGCTGAGCAAGGTCAAGGTGTTCCTCGAGCTGAACATGAAGAAGAAAGAGCTGGAGCTCATCCAGGCGGAGCTTGAGCGGAGCAACCGCAGCCTGCAGGAGTTCGCGCAGGTCGTCTCGCACGATCTCAAGAATCCGCTGAATGTCATCACCGGCCTCTGCGAGCTGATGGAAGCCAAGCATGCGGAGGGCCTGAGCCCCAAGGGACGGCAGTATCTCTCGCATATTACCAGTGCGGCCCATAGGATGACTTCGCTGATTACGGATATTCTGAGCTTCTCCCAGGCGAATGCCGAGCCGGGACAGCTGACGGAGGTGGACCTCAACCGGGTGTACGAGGATGTGCTGGCCGATCTGGACAGCCGCCTGCAGCAGACGGATGGGCAGGTGGAGAAGCTGGCTCCCCTGCCGGTGATCGAGGCCGATCCGACCCAGATGTACCAGCTGCTGCTGAACCTTATCGGCAATGCCGTCAAGTATCACCGGCCGGACACGCCGCCGCGGGTTCAGGTGTACAGTGAGCGGACCGAATCGGACCGGCGCGTGGCGTTCGTCATAGAGGACAACGGGATCGGGATGAGCCCGGAGGACATTCCGACGATTTTTACGCCGTTCCGGCGGCTGGACAACGCCAAAGGGTACGAGGGCACCGGACTCGGACTGGCGACGGTCAAGGGGATCGTGGAGCGTCACGGGGGGGACATCGCCGTGTCTTCACTGCCGGGGGTGGGCACCAAGTTTCGGGTGGTGCTGCAGGCCCGCGGGGGAGCGGAGGAACGGGAATAA
- a CDS encoding chemotaxis protein CheB yields MRRYEAVVVGVSAGGLQALSVLLGCLPGDFPLPVLIVQHRLESSDSYLAESLDRSLRIRVREAEDKLELEGGCVYLAPAGYHLLAEETRTASLSVDPRVNYSRPSVDVLFESAAYVYGPRCIGVVLTGANGDGSAGLARIAAAGGLAVVQDPQEAEYDAMPRAAIAAVKADYILPLTGIGSLLSRLAQEEE; encoded by the coding sequence ATGAGGCGCTATGAAGCGGTGGTGGTCGGCGTGTCCGCGGGCGGGCTCCAGGCGCTGTCGGTCCTGCTCGGCTGTCTTCCGGGGGACTTCCCGCTCCCCGTGCTGATCGTTCAGCACCGGCTGGAGAGCAGCGACAGCTATCTGGCCGAATCGCTGGACCGTTCCCTGAGGATCCGGGTCAGGGAAGCGGAGGACAAGCTGGAGCTCGAAGGAGGCTGCGTGTACCTGGCCCCCGCGGGCTATCATCTGCTCGCCGAGGAGACCCGTACGGCCAGCCTGTCGGTGGACCCGCGCGTCAATTATTCGCGGCCGTCGGTCGATGTGCTGTTCGAAAGCGCCGCGTATGTGTACGGGCCAAGGTGCATCGGCGTCGTACTGACCGGTGCGAACGGGGACGGCAGCGCGGGTCTGGCCCGGATTGCCGCCGCCGGCGGACTGGCGGTCGTGCAGGACCCGCAGGAGGCGGAATATGACGCGATGCCCCGGGCTGCGATCGCGGCGGTGAAGGCGGATTACATCCTGCCGCTGACGGGGATCGGCAGCCTGCTGAGCAGGCTGGCGCAGGAAGAGGAATAG
- a CDS encoding CheR family methyltransferase has product MDAKEAEKIEIDLLLEAIYRRYGYDFRGYARSSLMRRLHHIRQKAGAGRIADLIPRVLQDEEFLRRFLLDMSVTVTEMFRDPEFFYELRTKVIPVLKTYPFVKIWHAGCATGEEVYSMAILLQEEGFYDRVQIYGTDMNAESLVTAQEGIYPQENIRKFTANYLKSGGRASFSDYYHAKYGMAKMNEGLKKNIVFTQHNLVTDESFGQMHLILCRNVLIYFDRNLQDKVLGLFGRSLGHRGFLCLGSKESLDFADNGDQFEPLVPKWRIFRKQLPEL; this is encoded by the coding sequence ATGGACGCCAAGGAAGCGGAAAAAATAGAGATTGACCTGCTGCTTGAAGCCATTTACCGGAGATACGGATACGATTTTCGGGGATATGCCCGTTCTTCGCTGATGCGCAGGCTGCATCATATCCGCCAGAAGGCGGGAGCGGGGCGGATCGCCGACCTGATCCCGAGGGTGCTCCAGGACGAAGAATTCCTGAGGCGCTTCCTGCTCGACATGTCCGTGACGGTGACCGAGATGTTCCGGGACCCCGAGTTCTTCTACGAGCTGAGGACGAAGGTCATTCCCGTGCTGAAGACGTACCCGTTCGTCAAGATCTGGCATGCGGGCTGCGCCACCGGGGAGGAAGTGTACTCCATGGCGATTCTGCTGCAGGAGGAAGGCTTCTATGACCGGGTGCAGATCTACGGCACCGACATGAACGCCGAGTCGCTCGTGACGGCGCAGGAGGGCATCTACCCGCAGGAGAATATCCGCAAGTTCACGGCCAATTACCTGAAGAGCGGCGGCCGGGCCTCCTTCTCGGACTACTATCATGCGAAGTACGGGATGGCTAAGATGAACGAGGGGCTGAAGAAGAACATCGTGTTCACGCAGCACAACCTCGTGACCGACGAGTCGTTCGGCCAGATGCATCTGATTCTGTGCCGCAACGTGCTCATCTACTTCGACCGGAACCTGCAGGACAAGGTGCTGGGCCTGTTCGGCCGAAGCCTCGGACACCGCGGATTTCTCTGCCTCGGAAGCAAGGAGTCGCTGGATTTTGCGGACAACGGGGACCAGTTCGAACCCCTCGTGCCAAAGTGGCGGATCTTCCGCAAGCAGCTTCCGGAGCTCTGA